In Pleuronectes platessa chromosome 4, fPlePla1.1, whole genome shotgun sequence, the following proteins share a genomic window:
- the malt1 gene encoding mucosa-associated lymphoid tissue lymphoma translocation protein 1 isoform X1, whose protein sequence is MSDSSDRSTKIHLLREALVKKLCDVLDKSCDRGWRRLGEIVGVERRLRVSPDDMEMCSLKVLELEGSPSRMLLRLMGERGCTTGQLMDYLQTLGNSEAVQCLKPSGRAEQPIALQILIQPQSLALTSGHNLRLICHAVGKAPVQYQWFKSKEEVPNSFSPDLVISPVHLKDAGFYICRVNCGDTFEFSQWAQVDVLSVTLPYAPGQSYQSLEGRLKLVIQPQSQQLHVGETLQLECGAVGRPIPRYQWHRNGVPILNATKRKLTVPRVMQDHNGRYRCEISSGSSERMWTNEVDVATAPRISVQFSGAMECSEDDFYAIGGGSGEFFLNSVPDQLYATDKVALLIGNLSYKNHPQLKAPMVDVYDLTNLLRQLNFKVVSLLDLTESEMRNAVDEFLLLLHKGVYGLLYYAGHGYENYGNSFMVPVDAPNPYRSANCLCVQSILKLMQEKETGLNVFLMDMCRKRNIYDEIAPNIVLRVTANIVFGYATCQDAEAFELSSSGFTNGVFVKFLKKRLLDDEKITVVLDRVAEDMGQFDATKGKQALEIRSSLSERRALADPILPGDCADLAHAQSRQWAKAHELPESMSLDFDCGAQIKLGFAAEFSNVLVIYTHIVKKPEDMSFCQAHVTDFSQDLDVDPKEMNRETPEETGIYLLSSSLPQHCLYTRLSSLQKLREELVFTVCLQGTYPAMDNDPVHWTKSINIGKPLIARLDLHGAMRKNSCLQTCLMPHSPSNSPCHSPRPEHCLHLHHGLLQAQDHSRLSPQHPHGAVGDSYYESLSSSPGRMSIPIEASDDINELHSVFINSLQLQQQ, encoded by the exons ATGTCGGACTCCTCGGACAGATCCACGAAGATCCACCTGCTGAGGGAGGCGCTGGTGAAGAAGCTGTGTGACGTGTTGGACAAGTCCTGCGACCGGGGATGGCGGCGGCTCGGAGAGATCGTGGGCGTCGAGAGGCGCCTCAGAGTCAG CCCTGACGACATGGAGATGTGCTCCCTGaaggtgctggagctggagggcAGCCCCAGCCGCATGCTGCTGAGGCTGATGGGAGAGCGAGGCTGCACCACGGGTCAGCTGATGGACTACCTCCAGACTCTGGGCAACTCAGAGGCTGTGCAATGCCTGAAACCATCAGGTAGAGCAGAACAACCAATAG CCTTGCAGATTCTCATCCAGCCCCAGTCACTGGCTCTTACATCGGGACACAATCTGCGGCTCATCTGTCACGCTGTGGGCAAAGCTCCAGTACAGTACCAGTGGTTCAAGAGTAAGGAAGAG GTGCCAAACAGCTTCTCTCCAGACCTTGTGATAAGTCCGGTCCATCTGAAGGACGCTGGCTTTTACATCTGCAGGGTCAACTGTGGAGATACCTTTGAGTTCAGCCAGTGGGCCCAGGTGGACGTCCTGAGTGTCACCCTGCCTTATG caCCAGGGCAGAGTTATCAATCCCTGGAGGGTCGGCTGAAGCTGGTGATCCAGCCTCAGTCCCAGCAGCTGCATGTGGGGGAAACCCTCCAGCTGGAGTGTGGAGCCGTGGGGCGGCCGATCCCTCGATACCAGTGGCACAGAAATGGAGTTCCGATCCTCAACGCCACAAAGAGGAAGCTCACG GTTCCTCGTGTGATGCAGGATCACAATGGCAGGTATCGCTGTGAGATCAGCAGCGGCAGCTCCGAGCGGATGTGGACCAATGAAGTCGACGTTGCCACAG CACCGAGGATATCGGTCCAGTTTTCAGGGGCGATGGAGTGCTCTGAAG ATGACTTCTATGCCATTGGAGGAG GTTCTGGTGAATTTTTCCTGAACAGTGTTCCAGACCAACTTTATG CGACTGACAAAGTGGCCCTGCTGATCGGCAACCTCTCCTACAAGAACCACCCGCAGCTCAAGGCTCCCATGGTGGACGTGTACGACCTCACCAAcctcctgcggcagctgaactTCAAGGTGGTGTCGCTGCTGGACCTCACGGAGTCAGAGATGAGAAACGCTGTCGACGAgttcctgctgcttcttcacaaGGGAGTCTATG gTCTGCTGTACTACGCTGGTCATGGATATGAGAACTATGGCAACAGTTTCATGGTGCCGGTAGACGCACCGAACCCGTACAGATCGGCCAACtgcttgtgtgtgcagagcATCCTGAAGCTGATGCAGGAGAAGGAGACAGGCCTCAATGTTTTCCTGATGGACATGTGCAGGAAAAG GAATATTTATGACGAAATCGCTCCTAACATTGTCCTGAGGGTCACGGCCAACATCGTGTTTGGATACGCCAC GTGCCAGGATGCCGAAGCCTTTGAGCTGAGCTCCAGTGGCTTCACCAACGGTGTGTTTGTCAAGTTCTTAAAGAAGCGACTGCTGGACGATGAGAAGATCACCGTGGTGCTGGACAGAGTCGCCGAGG ACATGGGTCAGTTTGATGCTACGAAGGGGAAGCAGGCTCTGGAGATCCGCAGCAGCCTGTCGGAGAGGAGAGCTCTGGCCGATCCTATTCTGCCCGGCGACTGCGCTGATCTTGCTCACGCTCAAAGCCGACAGTGGGCGAAGGCTCACG AGCTTCCTGAGAGTATGAGTCTCGACTTTGACTGTGGGGCTCAGATCAAGTTGGGCTTCGCTGCGGAGTTCTCCAACGTGCTCGTTATTTACACTCACATCGTTAAGAAGCCCGAGGACATGTCCTTCTGCCAGGCTCACGTCACTGACTTCTCACAG gACCTTGATGTGGATCCTAAAGAGATGAACAGAGAGACTCCAGAGGAGACGGGGATCTACCTCCTGTCAAGCAGCCTGCCGCAGCACTGTCTCTACACCAGACTCAGCTCACTGCAGAAGCTCAGG GAGGAGCTGGTGTTCACCGTGTGCCTTCAGGGCACCTACCCAGCCATGGACAACGATCCTGTCCATTGGACCAAAAGCATCAACATTGGAAAGCCACTGATCGCTCGCCTGGACCTGCACGGGGCCATGCGGAAGAACAGCTGCCTGCAGACCTGCCTGATGCCCCATAGCCCGTCAAACAGCCCCTGCCACAGCCCCAGGCCTGAACActgcctccacctccatcaCGGGCTGCTGCAGGCCCAGGACCACAGCCGCCTGTCCCCTCAGCACCCTCATGGTGCGGTGGGAGACTCCTACTATGAAAGCCTTTCGTCCTCGCCAGGCAGGATGAGCATCCCTATAGAGGCCAGCGACGACATCAACGAGCTGCACAGTGTGTTCATCAACAGcctgcagcttcagcagcagtga
- the malt1 gene encoding mucosa-associated lymphoid tissue lymphoma translocation protein 1 isoform X3 — MSDSSDRSTKIHLLREALVKKLCDVLDKSCDRGWRRLGEIVGVERRLRVSPDDMEMCSLKVLELEGSPSRMLLRLMGERGCTTGQLMDYLQTLGNSEAVQCLKPSGRAEQPIALQILIQPQSLALTSGHNLRLICHAVGKAPVQYQWFKSKEEVPNSFSPDLVISPVHLKDAGFYICRVNCGDTFEFSQWAQVDVLSVTLPYAPGQSYQSLEGRLKLVIQPQSQQLHVGETLQLECGAVGRPIPRYQWHRNGVPILNATKRKLTVPRVMQDHNGRYRCEISSGSSERMWTNEVDVATDDFYAIGGGSGEFFLNSVPDQLYATDKVALLIGNLSYKNHPQLKAPMVDVYDLTNLLRQLNFKVVSLLDLTESEMRNAVDEFLLLLHKGVYGLLYYAGHGYENYGNSFMVPVDAPNPYRSANCLCVQSILKLMQEKETGLNVFLMDMCRKRNIYDEIAPNIVLRVTANIVFGYATCQDAEAFELSSSGFTNGVFVKFLKKRLLDDEKITVVLDRVAEDMGQFDATKGKQALEIRSSLSERRALADPILPGDCADLAHAQSRQWAKAHELPESMSLDFDCGAQIKLGFAAEFSNVLVIYTHIVKKPEDMSFCQAHVTDFSQDLDVDPKEMNRETPEETGIYLLSSSLPQHCLYTRLSSLQKLREELVFTVCLQGTYPAMDNDPVHWTKSINIGKPLIARLDLHGAMRKNSCLQTCLMPHSPSNSPCHSPRPEHCLHLHHGLLQAQDHSRLSPQHPHGAVGDSYYESLSSSPGRMSIPIEASDDINELHSVFINSLQLQQQ, encoded by the exons ATGTCGGACTCCTCGGACAGATCCACGAAGATCCACCTGCTGAGGGAGGCGCTGGTGAAGAAGCTGTGTGACGTGTTGGACAAGTCCTGCGACCGGGGATGGCGGCGGCTCGGAGAGATCGTGGGCGTCGAGAGGCGCCTCAGAGTCAG CCCTGACGACATGGAGATGTGCTCCCTGaaggtgctggagctggagggcAGCCCCAGCCGCATGCTGCTGAGGCTGATGGGAGAGCGAGGCTGCACCACGGGTCAGCTGATGGACTACCTCCAGACTCTGGGCAACTCAGAGGCTGTGCAATGCCTGAAACCATCAGGTAGAGCAGAACAACCAATAG CCTTGCAGATTCTCATCCAGCCCCAGTCACTGGCTCTTACATCGGGACACAATCTGCGGCTCATCTGTCACGCTGTGGGCAAAGCTCCAGTACAGTACCAGTGGTTCAAGAGTAAGGAAGAG GTGCCAAACAGCTTCTCTCCAGACCTTGTGATAAGTCCGGTCCATCTGAAGGACGCTGGCTTTTACATCTGCAGGGTCAACTGTGGAGATACCTTTGAGTTCAGCCAGTGGGCCCAGGTGGACGTCCTGAGTGTCACCCTGCCTTATG caCCAGGGCAGAGTTATCAATCCCTGGAGGGTCGGCTGAAGCTGGTGATCCAGCCTCAGTCCCAGCAGCTGCATGTGGGGGAAACCCTCCAGCTGGAGTGTGGAGCCGTGGGGCGGCCGATCCCTCGATACCAGTGGCACAGAAATGGAGTTCCGATCCTCAACGCCACAAAGAGGAAGCTCACG GTTCCTCGTGTGATGCAGGATCACAATGGCAGGTATCGCTGTGAGATCAGCAGCGGCAGCTCCGAGCGGATGTGGACCAATGAAGTCGACGTTGCCACAG ATGACTTCTATGCCATTGGAGGAG GTTCTGGTGAATTTTTCCTGAACAGTGTTCCAGACCAACTTTATG CGACTGACAAAGTGGCCCTGCTGATCGGCAACCTCTCCTACAAGAACCACCCGCAGCTCAAGGCTCCCATGGTGGACGTGTACGACCTCACCAAcctcctgcggcagctgaactTCAAGGTGGTGTCGCTGCTGGACCTCACGGAGTCAGAGATGAGAAACGCTGTCGACGAgttcctgctgcttcttcacaaGGGAGTCTATG gTCTGCTGTACTACGCTGGTCATGGATATGAGAACTATGGCAACAGTTTCATGGTGCCGGTAGACGCACCGAACCCGTACAGATCGGCCAACtgcttgtgtgtgcagagcATCCTGAAGCTGATGCAGGAGAAGGAGACAGGCCTCAATGTTTTCCTGATGGACATGTGCAGGAAAAG GAATATTTATGACGAAATCGCTCCTAACATTGTCCTGAGGGTCACGGCCAACATCGTGTTTGGATACGCCAC GTGCCAGGATGCCGAAGCCTTTGAGCTGAGCTCCAGTGGCTTCACCAACGGTGTGTTTGTCAAGTTCTTAAAGAAGCGACTGCTGGACGATGAGAAGATCACCGTGGTGCTGGACAGAGTCGCCGAGG ACATGGGTCAGTTTGATGCTACGAAGGGGAAGCAGGCTCTGGAGATCCGCAGCAGCCTGTCGGAGAGGAGAGCTCTGGCCGATCCTATTCTGCCCGGCGACTGCGCTGATCTTGCTCACGCTCAAAGCCGACAGTGGGCGAAGGCTCACG AGCTTCCTGAGAGTATGAGTCTCGACTTTGACTGTGGGGCTCAGATCAAGTTGGGCTTCGCTGCGGAGTTCTCCAACGTGCTCGTTATTTACACTCACATCGTTAAGAAGCCCGAGGACATGTCCTTCTGCCAGGCTCACGTCACTGACTTCTCACAG gACCTTGATGTGGATCCTAAAGAGATGAACAGAGAGACTCCAGAGGAGACGGGGATCTACCTCCTGTCAAGCAGCCTGCCGCAGCACTGTCTCTACACCAGACTCAGCTCACTGCAGAAGCTCAGG GAGGAGCTGGTGTTCACCGTGTGCCTTCAGGGCACCTACCCAGCCATGGACAACGATCCTGTCCATTGGACCAAAAGCATCAACATTGGAAAGCCACTGATCGCTCGCCTGGACCTGCACGGGGCCATGCGGAAGAACAGCTGCCTGCAGACCTGCCTGATGCCCCATAGCCCGTCAAACAGCCCCTGCCACAGCCCCAGGCCTGAACActgcctccacctccatcaCGGGCTGCTGCAGGCCCAGGACCACAGCCGCCTGTCCCCTCAGCACCCTCATGGTGCGGTGGGAGACTCCTACTATGAAAGCCTTTCGTCCTCGCCAGGCAGGATGAGCATCCCTATAGAGGCCAGCGACGACATCAACGAGCTGCACAGTGTGTTCATCAACAGcctgcagcttcagcagcagtga
- the malt1 gene encoding mucosa-associated lymphoid tissue lymphoma translocation protein 1 isoform X2, with amino-acid sequence MSDSSDRSTKIHLLREALVKKLCDVLDKSCDRGWRRLGEIVGVERRLRVSPDDMEMCSLKVLELEGSPSRMLLRLMGERGCTTGQLMDYLQTLGNSEAVQCLKPSALQILIQPQSLALTSGHNLRLICHAVGKAPVQYQWFKSKEEVPNSFSPDLVISPVHLKDAGFYICRVNCGDTFEFSQWAQVDVLSVTLPYAPGQSYQSLEGRLKLVIQPQSQQLHVGETLQLECGAVGRPIPRYQWHRNGVPILNATKRKLTVPRVMQDHNGRYRCEISSGSSERMWTNEVDVATAPRISVQFSGAMECSEDDFYAIGGGSGEFFLNSVPDQLYATDKVALLIGNLSYKNHPQLKAPMVDVYDLTNLLRQLNFKVVSLLDLTESEMRNAVDEFLLLLHKGVYGLLYYAGHGYENYGNSFMVPVDAPNPYRSANCLCVQSILKLMQEKETGLNVFLMDMCRKRNIYDEIAPNIVLRVTANIVFGYATCQDAEAFELSSSGFTNGVFVKFLKKRLLDDEKITVVLDRVAEDMGQFDATKGKQALEIRSSLSERRALADPILPGDCADLAHAQSRQWAKAHELPESMSLDFDCGAQIKLGFAAEFSNVLVIYTHIVKKPEDMSFCQAHVTDFSQDLDVDPKEMNRETPEETGIYLLSSSLPQHCLYTRLSSLQKLREELVFTVCLQGTYPAMDNDPVHWTKSINIGKPLIARLDLHGAMRKNSCLQTCLMPHSPSNSPCHSPRPEHCLHLHHGLLQAQDHSRLSPQHPHGAVGDSYYESLSSSPGRMSIPIEASDDINELHSVFINSLQLQQQ; translated from the exons ATGTCGGACTCCTCGGACAGATCCACGAAGATCCACCTGCTGAGGGAGGCGCTGGTGAAGAAGCTGTGTGACGTGTTGGACAAGTCCTGCGACCGGGGATGGCGGCGGCTCGGAGAGATCGTGGGCGTCGAGAGGCGCCTCAGAGTCAG CCCTGACGACATGGAGATGTGCTCCCTGaaggtgctggagctggagggcAGCCCCAGCCGCATGCTGCTGAGGCTGATGGGAGAGCGAGGCTGCACCACGGGTCAGCTGATGGACTACCTCCAGACTCTGGGCAACTCAGAGGCTGTGCAATGCCTGAAACCATCAG CCTTGCAGATTCTCATCCAGCCCCAGTCACTGGCTCTTACATCGGGACACAATCTGCGGCTCATCTGTCACGCTGTGGGCAAAGCTCCAGTACAGTACCAGTGGTTCAAGAGTAAGGAAGAG GTGCCAAACAGCTTCTCTCCAGACCTTGTGATAAGTCCGGTCCATCTGAAGGACGCTGGCTTTTACATCTGCAGGGTCAACTGTGGAGATACCTTTGAGTTCAGCCAGTGGGCCCAGGTGGACGTCCTGAGTGTCACCCTGCCTTATG caCCAGGGCAGAGTTATCAATCCCTGGAGGGTCGGCTGAAGCTGGTGATCCAGCCTCAGTCCCAGCAGCTGCATGTGGGGGAAACCCTCCAGCTGGAGTGTGGAGCCGTGGGGCGGCCGATCCCTCGATACCAGTGGCACAGAAATGGAGTTCCGATCCTCAACGCCACAAAGAGGAAGCTCACG GTTCCTCGTGTGATGCAGGATCACAATGGCAGGTATCGCTGTGAGATCAGCAGCGGCAGCTCCGAGCGGATGTGGACCAATGAAGTCGACGTTGCCACAG CACCGAGGATATCGGTCCAGTTTTCAGGGGCGATGGAGTGCTCTGAAG ATGACTTCTATGCCATTGGAGGAG GTTCTGGTGAATTTTTCCTGAACAGTGTTCCAGACCAACTTTATG CGACTGACAAAGTGGCCCTGCTGATCGGCAACCTCTCCTACAAGAACCACCCGCAGCTCAAGGCTCCCATGGTGGACGTGTACGACCTCACCAAcctcctgcggcagctgaactTCAAGGTGGTGTCGCTGCTGGACCTCACGGAGTCAGAGATGAGAAACGCTGTCGACGAgttcctgctgcttcttcacaaGGGAGTCTATG gTCTGCTGTACTACGCTGGTCATGGATATGAGAACTATGGCAACAGTTTCATGGTGCCGGTAGACGCACCGAACCCGTACAGATCGGCCAACtgcttgtgtgtgcagagcATCCTGAAGCTGATGCAGGAGAAGGAGACAGGCCTCAATGTTTTCCTGATGGACATGTGCAGGAAAAG GAATATTTATGACGAAATCGCTCCTAACATTGTCCTGAGGGTCACGGCCAACATCGTGTTTGGATACGCCAC GTGCCAGGATGCCGAAGCCTTTGAGCTGAGCTCCAGTGGCTTCACCAACGGTGTGTTTGTCAAGTTCTTAAAGAAGCGACTGCTGGACGATGAGAAGATCACCGTGGTGCTGGACAGAGTCGCCGAGG ACATGGGTCAGTTTGATGCTACGAAGGGGAAGCAGGCTCTGGAGATCCGCAGCAGCCTGTCGGAGAGGAGAGCTCTGGCCGATCCTATTCTGCCCGGCGACTGCGCTGATCTTGCTCACGCTCAAAGCCGACAGTGGGCGAAGGCTCACG AGCTTCCTGAGAGTATGAGTCTCGACTTTGACTGTGGGGCTCAGATCAAGTTGGGCTTCGCTGCGGAGTTCTCCAACGTGCTCGTTATTTACACTCACATCGTTAAGAAGCCCGAGGACATGTCCTTCTGCCAGGCTCACGTCACTGACTTCTCACAG gACCTTGATGTGGATCCTAAAGAGATGAACAGAGAGACTCCAGAGGAGACGGGGATCTACCTCCTGTCAAGCAGCCTGCCGCAGCACTGTCTCTACACCAGACTCAGCTCACTGCAGAAGCTCAGG GAGGAGCTGGTGTTCACCGTGTGCCTTCAGGGCACCTACCCAGCCATGGACAACGATCCTGTCCATTGGACCAAAAGCATCAACATTGGAAAGCCACTGATCGCTCGCCTGGACCTGCACGGGGCCATGCGGAAGAACAGCTGCCTGCAGACCTGCCTGATGCCCCATAGCCCGTCAAACAGCCCCTGCCACAGCCCCAGGCCTGAACActgcctccacctccatcaCGGGCTGCTGCAGGCCCAGGACCACAGCCGCCTGTCCCCTCAGCACCCTCATGGTGCGGTGGGAGACTCCTACTATGAAAGCCTTTCGTCCTCGCCAGGCAGGATGAGCATCCCTATAGAGGCCAGCGACGACATCAACGAGCTGCACAGTGTGTTCATCAACAGcctgcagcttcagcagcagtga
- the malt1 gene encoding mucosa-associated lymphoid tissue lymphoma translocation protein 1 isoform X4 gives MAEDDKCFLETVLSPDDMEMCSLKVLELEGSPSRMLLRLMGERGCTTGQLMDYLQTLGNSEAVQCLKPSGRAEQPIALQILIQPQSLALTSGHNLRLICHAVGKAPVQYQWFKSKEEVPNSFSPDLVISPVHLKDAGFYICRVNCGDTFEFSQWAQVDVLSVTLPYAPGQSYQSLEGRLKLVIQPQSQQLHVGETLQLECGAVGRPIPRYQWHRNGVPILNATKRKLTVPRVMQDHNGRYRCEISSGSSERMWTNEVDVATAPRISVQFSGAMECSEDDFYAIGGGSGEFFLNSVPDQLYATDKVALLIGNLSYKNHPQLKAPMVDVYDLTNLLRQLNFKVVSLLDLTESEMRNAVDEFLLLLHKGVYGLLYYAGHGYENYGNSFMVPVDAPNPYRSANCLCVQSILKLMQEKETGLNVFLMDMCRKRNIYDEIAPNIVLRVTANIVFGYATCQDAEAFELSSSGFTNGVFVKFLKKRLLDDEKITVVLDRVAEDMGQFDATKGKQALEIRSSLSERRALADPILPGDCADLAHAQSRQWAKAHELPESMSLDFDCGAQIKLGFAAEFSNVLVIYTHIVKKPEDMSFCQAHVTDFSQDLDVDPKEMNRETPEETGIYLLSSSLPQHCLYTRLSSLQKLREELVFTVCLQGTYPAMDNDPVHWTKSINIGKPLIARLDLHGAMRKNSCLQTCLMPHSPSNSPCHSPRPEHCLHLHHGLLQAQDHSRLSPQHPHGAVGDSYYESLSSSPGRMSIPIEASDDINELHSVFINSLQLQQQ, from the exons ATGGCAGAAGATGACAAATGTTTTCTGGAAACCGTTTTAAG CCCTGACGACATGGAGATGTGCTCCCTGaaggtgctggagctggagggcAGCCCCAGCCGCATGCTGCTGAGGCTGATGGGAGAGCGAGGCTGCACCACGGGTCAGCTGATGGACTACCTCCAGACTCTGGGCAACTCAGAGGCTGTGCAATGCCTGAAACCATCAGGTAGAGCAGAACAACCAATAG CCTTGCAGATTCTCATCCAGCCCCAGTCACTGGCTCTTACATCGGGACACAATCTGCGGCTCATCTGTCACGCTGTGGGCAAAGCTCCAGTACAGTACCAGTGGTTCAAGAGTAAGGAAGAG GTGCCAAACAGCTTCTCTCCAGACCTTGTGATAAGTCCGGTCCATCTGAAGGACGCTGGCTTTTACATCTGCAGGGTCAACTGTGGAGATACCTTTGAGTTCAGCCAGTGGGCCCAGGTGGACGTCCTGAGTGTCACCCTGCCTTATG caCCAGGGCAGAGTTATCAATCCCTGGAGGGTCGGCTGAAGCTGGTGATCCAGCCTCAGTCCCAGCAGCTGCATGTGGGGGAAACCCTCCAGCTGGAGTGTGGAGCCGTGGGGCGGCCGATCCCTCGATACCAGTGGCACAGAAATGGAGTTCCGATCCTCAACGCCACAAAGAGGAAGCTCACG GTTCCTCGTGTGATGCAGGATCACAATGGCAGGTATCGCTGTGAGATCAGCAGCGGCAGCTCCGAGCGGATGTGGACCAATGAAGTCGACGTTGCCACAG CACCGAGGATATCGGTCCAGTTTTCAGGGGCGATGGAGTGCTCTGAAG ATGACTTCTATGCCATTGGAGGAG GTTCTGGTGAATTTTTCCTGAACAGTGTTCCAGACCAACTTTATG CGACTGACAAAGTGGCCCTGCTGATCGGCAACCTCTCCTACAAGAACCACCCGCAGCTCAAGGCTCCCATGGTGGACGTGTACGACCTCACCAAcctcctgcggcagctgaactTCAAGGTGGTGTCGCTGCTGGACCTCACGGAGTCAGAGATGAGAAACGCTGTCGACGAgttcctgctgcttcttcacaaGGGAGTCTATG gTCTGCTGTACTACGCTGGTCATGGATATGAGAACTATGGCAACAGTTTCATGGTGCCGGTAGACGCACCGAACCCGTACAGATCGGCCAACtgcttgtgtgtgcagagcATCCTGAAGCTGATGCAGGAGAAGGAGACAGGCCTCAATGTTTTCCTGATGGACATGTGCAGGAAAAG GAATATTTATGACGAAATCGCTCCTAACATTGTCCTGAGGGTCACGGCCAACATCGTGTTTGGATACGCCAC GTGCCAGGATGCCGAAGCCTTTGAGCTGAGCTCCAGTGGCTTCACCAACGGTGTGTTTGTCAAGTTCTTAAAGAAGCGACTGCTGGACGATGAGAAGATCACCGTGGTGCTGGACAGAGTCGCCGAGG ACATGGGTCAGTTTGATGCTACGAAGGGGAAGCAGGCTCTGGAGATCCGCAGCAGCCTGTCGGAGAGGAGAGCTCTGGCCGATCCTATTCTGCCCGGCGACTGCGCTGATCTTGCTCACGCTCAAAGCCGACAGTGGGCGAAGGCTCACG AGCTTCCTGAGAGTATGAGTCTCGACTTTGACTGTGGGGCTCAGATCAAGTTGGGCTTCGCTGCGGAGTTCTCCAACGTGCTCGTTATTTACACTCACATCGTTAAGAAGCCCGAGGACATGTCCTTCTGCCAGGCTCACGTCACTGACTTCTCACAG gACCTTGATGTGGATCCTAAAGAGATGAACAGAGAGACTCCAGAGGAGACGGGGATCTACCTCCTGTCAAGCAGCCTGCCGCAGCACTGTCTCTACACCAGACTCAGCTCACTGCAGAAGCTCAGG GAGGAGCTGGTGTTCACCGTGTGCCTTCAGGGCACCTACCCAGCCATGGACAACGATCCTGTCCATTGGACCAAAAGCATCAACATTGGAAAGCCACTGATCGCTCGCCTGGACCTGCACGGGGCCATGCGGAAGAACAGCTGCCTGCAGACCTGCCTGATGCCCCATAGCCCGTCAAACAGCCCCTGCCACAGCCCCAGGCCTGAACActgcctccacctccatcaCGGGCTGCTGCAGGCCCAGGACCACAGCCGCCTGTCCCCTCAGCACCCTCATGGTGCGGTGGGAGACTCCTACTATGAAAGCCTTTCGTCCTCGCCAGGCAGGATGAGCATCCCTATAGAGGCCAGCGACGACATCAACGAGCTGCACAGTGTGTTCATCAACAGcctgcagcttcagcagcagtga